A stretch of DNA from Arachis hypogaea cultivar Tifrunner chromosome 19, arahy.Tifrunner.gnm2.J5K5, whole genome shotgun sequence:
TAACCATGTCAAAGGGGCAAAGTAATTTGGGGTCATGATACTTGTGTAGATATTTTCCTTGAATGTGGGGTTGTTCCTATTTGGCTTACAGATAGTTTACAAAAGAAAGCATAAAAAAAGGACTTTCAGTATTCATATTATCAGAGATGTTAGTACATTGTTTTGGCTAAGGTACAAAGTTGCCAGCAGTGTTGCCTAAAAACATTAAATCAAGAATTTGCAAAACTTCGCCAGATTTGAAACATCATGAATTATGACCCCCCTAAATCAAATTATTCTTAGTTTGAGATTTGCAGGGGttctattattttttgtcatgaGTCATGACATGCAACTAATTTTAACTTTAGTGACTTGTGTTCATTTAATTAATGCACCTCCAAAGTAGATTCAGTCAGTGCTTTTAGCAGAAAAATCAGTAGGGTCACTGAGAATAATTAATGACACACATGCTCACATTCCAAACCAATGCTAATTAAGTAGAAAGCCTTATTAATACTCATTCTATACTAAAAAGTTGTTTTAACTTTTTTGGTACATTAACAAATCATAATCAatgcaacaatatataatttatatctaaATAATCCCATTTTTTGTTGGCAAACAAGTCTTAATCCACAATTAATTAGCGTCATGGTTCTTAAGTAGGAAAGTTATCGAACACATTGGTCCCACGGTCAGTTAACCAAAAGGACCTCGACGCTGATTAATTTCGGATAGAGACTTGTTTGGAGCTTACTCCATTaatttaagaagtggaaaaagtaTACTATTTTGTAAGAAAGGGGTTAATTGGTAGTCATGTCACTATCAGATTTTGACATAGCTTATTAATTCCTCTACCCACCTCTATCCAAAACTATGATAGTTAAAGTGTCTGCACTGTGTTTGGCAGATATCTCTTTTTATCCTGAATAACTGTTTACCCTGCAAGGGAGAGCAACTTAACTCTGGCAGCAAAAACTGACAAAACTTTGGATGCCCAAACAAGTACTACAACTGCCAAATTTTGCATCTATCATTCATGAAGATAACATGATATTTGGCAGACTATATTAAAGATAGGCTTTGGTGCTTGGAACCATGCACTGTCTTATTTTGGAGCTTATTGTTTATTTTGGTGTTCAATCATTCATTGTTGTTTGATACTTCAGCAGTTGTATTcaaaatatagttatatatagtAGGTAACAATAATGATCCACAAAGTCAACTGTTTTTtgccctgaaaacacttaattcTACCAGGAATAGTTGAGATCATATATAAGTTATTAACAATTTATTAgaagaaaaatgttatttaaaattcacttttcttttctttcttttttttaaaaaaaagaaagaactcAATGCAGCAAAGTCAAACACATCACAATCTAATCTAACCGACAATGAGTTAGGTGAATTGTTTCCCTTCTAATTGATGGTAAAACATTCATATCATAGAAGTAGTTATTTCCCACATAAACTTAGCATATTGTCATTTTCTCCAAGATAGATTGGTTCTGTTGTCCATGTTGAATATCTGACACCATTGTTGCCCGTGACCAGCATTAAGTATACAAAACAAAGTTGCAGAGTGACAGCTAGAACAATTAATCTGCATCTTAAATAGCATTCATTGATTCAATTCTCTCAGCATTGAATAGAGTTGCCAACATAATACCTGCTTATGAACCGTTATTTATATGATGTAATTATCAAAGTCAATTTAAAACAGTTTGAACATTCTTATTGCTGATAAAGACAGTCTAAGTTTTTATTTGGAATAAGATCGGATAACATATACAAGCCCCTATGAATCCATTttcttttttacaaaaaaaaaaattacaaataggaATGCTCCCccgtaaaagaataaaaaataaaatagtgtaTAAAATCATCAGAAAAAAAACAAGGGTATGAAAAATGAATAACTGTCAAGTGCACAAAACAGATTTTTTATTTGCTGCTCTGCCCTATTTCaagtttttctttcttcttctatattTAAAGATTAAAGAATCTAATTGAACTTAATAACTATCAAACTGAGGGTATAAATGGGACAATGCTATGATGCATCAGATTGTACTTGGTGCATCATGTACTAAGGCAATCAAAAGGAATAAACTTGAATCATGACGGATGCCACATTGCCACACTTTTCATTGTTCAAATCTCTACCATTGTATTGCCTTAATGCACGGTGCACCAAATTCAACCCGGTACATCTAAGACATCTCCCTATAAATGATTATAATGGAAATCATGGCCTTTGCAAGACCTTTTCTTCTGCAGTGAGTATTCTCAGCTtctctttttgaatttgaaaaactgATGCAACAACCTGTGCACTTCACCATAGTTATTAGTGGAAGAAACAAGACGATCTTTTATCCACTGTGGTAGCTTGTTGACTGGGTGGGATAAGCTCCTTTTGGAGGAATCAGATGCATATCTCGTATCAACAAGCAAAATTGCTGCATAGTCATTAATATGACGAATTGCTCTACCTgaaacaacatacatacatataacaGTGTAATGTAAGTCCCATAGAAGAAAACCCCTTCAAGATGTTTGCAAGTGCTATGTATGCTTAATGTACAGTAAGTAATGTTACTTTGAACATCCAATAGTGTGTATCAATTGCACAGATAGCATAATCTAATGGTGAAAAATAAGTGTTGAAGTAGGAAGTCAAAAGTAGTGTCAGCATGGAGTTCGAAGGTTTAGATgttcaaaaactattttccaTACACCATAGAGGAAATCCAGTAAGATACTGTGCAATCATGAGCTTGACCTTTGGTTTGCTACGGCTACATGACCTTAATGCATCAAAGAATTAATTAGTAACAAAGCATTGAATTTCGGTGAAGATTAATTCCTTATAAATTGCTTAACCACATGTTTGGTTTGGTATGAGAAAGACCAAAACCATGGTTTATTTCAAGGGTATAAATTGAGTTTTAACTTATTTGGCAAAAATTGGTTGAGTTACGTTTCAACAAAATTACCCTTTATGAGGTTAGTGCATATATACTCACCTATTGATTGATTTACAGCTTTCATGCAGAGATTCTCATAGTACTCTCTCCCTCTGTGGCTGCAACTTCTTAAGATGTCAAAACCACCTTGTGCATCTCCATTATATACATCACAACTTGCACCAAATGGGGTATTTTCAATGGACTTTGAATTTCGAAAACCTTCTATGTGCTTTATCCTTTCCAATAACTCGATATCAGATGGACTAGCATATGGCAGTCCAACCATGACGACACACCGACCCATTCCATCACTTAAGTTGATCCCTTCAGATATCTTCCCACCAACAACAGCAAGGAGCACTGCACCACTTTGAGATGCTTGGTTTGCTTCTGTACTCACACTTGATAATGCACAAATGGTATCTTTATATTCCTTTAGAACAGATTCAACTTCCATATTATTCCTAGGCTCTCTAAAGATACGCTTCCTCCTAGTAATCCTCTCAATGATGCCAGAAGATCCCCAGAGTTCATACACTTTACCTTCATAAtcgaaagaagggaagaagactACGATTCCTTCAGGAACCACAGTCACCAAGTTACATAGCAAAAGGCCTAGTTCTCGCATCTATAAAACACAAGATGGAACATAGTCACTCATTGTCCGCAGTTGAATACTTCAGGTGTCATTTGGTTATTGTCTTGACAAAGAGAGGACAGagacgttggagacaaaaacatCTCTTTTCCGAGACAAATTTTAAGATAATTTTGTACTTCTTGAATAGAGACAAAAGAGATGTCTCCGAGACAATTTTTAAGCAAATTTCTATTCCTCCAAAGAGATGGGACACTGGAGAGTGAGACCCATCTCTGCCGTCTCGCTGTCTCCATCCTTTCTATCTCAAGACAGAAGCCAAATGCTACCTTTACAAAAGAAACCATGCTAAACAATGATAGACAAAAATAAGGATATGCTCACCATGTCTAGTGAGCTTCTAGAGCTGTAGCTAAAATCAAAGGAGCGGCCAGAAGGACCACGAGAAACCGCAATTGGCATAATGCTATCTGGAGGGACAATGTGGCCGCATGAAAAGAAATGCAACTGATTCGGTGGTAACCACGGAAATAATCGCTCCCTTGTCTCTTCTATAGGTTGAAGAGTCCCCCCTACTAATAGAACAGCATGTGCTTGATCTACAATCTAAAGAAAGCTTCAGAGTTATTTTCTTGTTCATTATATGTCACGAAAAGTAGTTTAAGCTACAAAGTACTTATTAACTTAAGACATCAGTGTCAAGCAAACCTCAGAGAAAATCTTCTCGCCACTGAGCATAACAAACTTGATATATCCTCCTTGTTTCCTAAAGCTTGATGATGAACTAGACCTCGAAATTATTATCCTTCCATCACTATCATTGTTTGTCAGTGACTGTAATATATCCGCTAATGCCTGGAAAGCAGACAGACATCCCCCCTCCTCCCCATGTTCCCGAATTTCATTGCGTGCTGATGTGTTCTCCGAATTAGCCACCTTTTCTCCATAACTATTAACCTGGAAAATCAAGTAAATTTTGACATCAAATTGAAGACAAAAAAGTTTCATTAAAAAATGTAAGTATTTAGTAGCAGATTCACCTTGTGCATGATATTACTTTCCTTTATATACTTTAACAATTTGATCAAGTTGATATTGTCTATATTTAGTTCAAAGATAAAATCATTGATGGCCATAGTAAAATCAGATGTTCTACTTTCTTCAGAAGTCTGTTCTATGTCATGGTAAGAATCCATCAGATTTCCATTCTTCTCATTGAGTAGTACTCGAAGGAAAGCTTGAGTCAGAACCATCAGAGTTTGAATATATCTCCGGTTCGCTGATCCCAAAAGACTCCGGAATCTCACAAAGTACCGTTCTACATGGCAATGCACATTCTCCAGCTGTACAAATAGGGAACAGAACAattaaattcaaaagtaaatATAACTTGTTCAATGTCTATGCTAGATAAAATTGACGAGCATACCTGTGATAAAGTAATTTTTGAGTCATACATGCTGATGAGTGAATCAGCTAAATTATGTGCCTCATCTATTATAACAATATTGGATTTCAAATTCAGACCAAGAGCTTCACGAGATGATTTCGACAAAAGAGATTGATATGGAAGAACAACAAGATCAGCTCTCACAACCATGCTTCTAGAGCCATAGTACGGACAGGTTCCCAATGTTTTTCCAAGGTTTGCAAGATCTTCAATATCCAAGGCTCCTCGTTCAGATACCTCATTCCTGAATTCATGTTGTAGTTTATGTTTTCTAAGCATTGGGCAACCAGAAGAGGCCTTTGTTCTGCGTGTGTGTGCACCTACTCTTATGTTCTGCAAGTTAAAGAGACAATAGTGCCTAGACAATTCTCTCTTATTTATTCTTGCCAAGAAAGAAAAGATACCAACACCAAGCAGTGACTAATAGATAGGAAACTTAGTTCCACAATTAGACATTAAGCATAGAAGTTAGTATTGCTTATGTTTTCATCTCAATTTGGTACTTCTAAATAGAACTATTTTTCTTGAATCCTTAGCCAAGCATGCCTGGTTGAATGAAAACATTCTCAATATTAAGTTTCTATGtgccatttttcaaaagaacagTGATATACCTTCACTCTTGTagcttcatttttctttttcttctggaGTTCCAAGCATCGCTCATTTATGCGTGTGGAGTTTCCAAGTGAAAGCACATCTATGGTAAAATACAGAGATTTGTTGTTAGCCATTTCAGCTTAATCAAATGGAAAATGATAAAAACTTCTTCAAAACTCAGTTCCAAACCTTTGTTAATGCAAAGATTTTTCCTTGACCCTAAACTCACAACAGTCATCTCATTAGCAAAGATTGTCTTCTGTAACTCCTTTATGAACTGCGAAAGCTGCGAATGTGTTCGGCTGCAGAAATAAACCTTGAATTTcttctcatcctcctcctcctcagcaTCATCAGACTCATCTTCACTCGAAGAATTAAGCATGCTTTTAGTAGCCTTCCTCTTCGACATCACACTCCCTAAATCCCCTTCGTCTTCACTCTCATACTCTTCAAGTAGAAACTCCTTGTCATCAACATCTGTTGTATCAATTTTCTTTTGTGAACTTTGACATATGTTTTCAGCAGGAGAATGTTCACAATGCACATCCCCAAAATCTTTACTAATTCCCttattctccttctccttcttatcAGCTTTTCCTGACAGATACCGAAACTTGTCCTTCTTGTTTTTCACTTTATCCTCTTTAACTTGGGGGTCTTTGTTAACAACAAAGTTCCTCAACCAATCAGGGTCATCATCCGAACCAACACCGCCATCACCATTACCACACGCTTCCTGTGATTCCTGCTGTCTCCTCTGATCAAGCACCCATTGCAAAGCACTACAAATAACACTCATAGTCTTCCCAGTACCTTTTATAACACACAAATCTCACCAAAATTAacccaattcttttttttttcctaataAACAAAACAAAGCAAAACAACAACATGGAATTGCTTCCAATAATGTAAGACAGACTAAAAACAGTAAATTCATTGTCTTCCTCTTCTCCTGACTAAAACATAATAACATCaccaaaattaaactcattttgCAAACAATTAATAATGCAAGAGTGATACAGCCAAAAACTCCCAAACAAAATGACGTTAAATTtaagatttcaaaaaaaaaaaaatcataaatgaaTGTTGAATTACCAGTAGGGCTTTCTAACATGGAGACGCCACCTTGGTTGAGAGAGTGATAAAGAGCCTTCATGAATTCCATCTGAATCGAATATGGCTTGAAAGGGAACGCTGAGAacttcacttcttcttcttcttctttatcttccaTATTCCTAATTCCTTCACTCCTTTCTTCGTTCCTTCAGTGTCGCAGCGTTGATTCAacgaattttctttttcttttccttttttgggTAATAATCATCGAAGAGAGAAATGAAGACTTGGCGCCACTACCATATGGCgggaaccaaaaaaaaaaagtgattttataacttttatttaataaaaaaaagttgaaaatttatttgaaaGTATTAATTAGAAGTTGTTTTGTTTAAGCTTATTTTGTAAAAGGTATAgaaaatattcaatttttatcttttataaatgatATTTATTATTGACATATTTTGTTCTcttattcataatttcatacgaGAAAAATTGTCcttttattattcaataaaaaatatttattgttcatTTTCTATTGTATGGGAGatgcaataattttttatcaaatatacTGTAATGTTTTTTGTTggttttattcttaaattttatttcagTTTACTTATGCAACAAAcgttttagaatatttttattttaccttaaGATTTGATTAGTTAATCATTTTAAAAGATTGGAGAATAATAATTGTTTTTGTATTACGAGACCTGTTCGAGGTATAATTCATTGCAGAAAGGGAGATGTCTCATGTTTTATCCACGAATGAGTTATACTTGTACTCTAAAAAATACTAGATAGGGTGGGTATCTACAAAAAGTATATAAGtacctaagtgaaaaataattcaaagaagagaatgaaagtgACTTATGTAAGTATTAGATTTTTAGATGTCATTTACCTTGATCTAATGTTACCTTATATAGACGGGATAGAAATTAAGTCTTTTGAATATATTCGATTAACGAATCATAAGCTATGGTTGTGGTGAAAACCACAATGTAGTTATCGTGATATTTTCACCATTTGTTTTGACTATTTCATTGAGTTGTTGGTAATGACGTGTGATGAAGTCATCGTTCTGCTGAATATTATCATGTTTTTTAGTTTTGGGCCAAGTTATAACTTTTTTGGACTGATGTATAGACTTTATTAATCGAGTTATAGGTAATGGATCAAGATTTATTCTCCGACTAATAGGTGGCAATTACCTAAAAATACGAAATGGATCAGATTGTAACGGTCGAGTTATACATATAACGACTGAGTTATGTGTTGGTAATTTATGAATCATAGAAACCATAACATTCTTTTGACCTAATCTCCAAATTATAACTTATAGCCGCCGAGTTATAGTGACCAGATCACAACCTTCAAGcttaacttgtttatttttaaGAGAAGCAGGTTGAGTTTTTATGAATATCGAGTTATAACTCGGCAGGATATAAAAGAAATGCGTTTGTGTTATAATTCAGAGATATAAAGATTAGCCCCCAAGCTCAACTTgataatcttaaaaataaaattggacaAACTTGTCATTGAGAAAGGTGTTGCTTATATCAGTATATTTTTGAACGAGCTTATAGGTGATTGTTTATTGGGCTAACGCTGACTTATAGGTGTCGGTTTGCTTTGACTGATTATGACTTCTATGGGCAAGGGTTTTGCCAATGTATAGCTTGGGATCCTTGGGCACTAAATTTCTTGGCGTTACCGATCCGTCTTTACTTCTTTTATAGCTCCGAACGCCGGAGTCCCTGTAAaaaacactccgacgctcaagtcagtgaaAGACTAAAAGATATGCTTTTAATTTGCTTGTTCTTGTTgccctttttctccttttttcattATTAGATGGGAAGTGTAAAAAAAAGCAGTAGTCGAACTAAAagcatgaataaaaataaattaaagaataatGAAGTTAAAAATAATGTACTATTTATTAGGGATTACTCTCTTAATATAGAAGGTATAGGATAAACTGCCTCGTTAAAATCCTCCAAGCAAAACCCAATGTGAAAATAATTCTTGTGAGTGGAGAAAAGAGCACATATTCGATTCCTGAATTATAACTTAGTTGTGGTATAGTTTTAGAGAAGTTGCGTTCCAAAGTACTAGATAGTTCTTTGCCTAATAATGTTTGAAAGGTATAAGTCCCTTGCCAATCACTTTGCTAATTCGAAAAGGTTCTTCTGGTCATTCTCTTTTAATTGAGTTAATTTATTGATCCGTCGAGTTTGTCTAAGTTCTTCTATTTCCATTTGTCCAACTGCTTTTTCTCAGAATTCTGCTAAAGTCTTCGACTTGGAGACAACAATAGTCGTGTGAAACTTGTTAGGGCAAATACCACTCTTAAAGGCATAGAGGTGGACATGAAGGTTAAGGTTGGGAATctccattgctattttattgaaCTTCGTCATGTAGTCATGGAGACTTTCGTATTGACCTTGTTTGATTGTGCTAAGATAGTCGGAATCATGGACATAGATTTTGGATGCTGCAAAATTGTTGGTAAAAAGGTCGGCTAGTTCCTTAAAAGTAGAGATAAAACCTATAGGTAAAGATGAAAACCAGAGTAAAGCAACACCATTTAAAATGTGGGAAAAGAATGACATAATATTGGATTAAAATCaccattaaaaaatatcattgaGTGGAACTTAGTGATATATATGTTCGTGTCCCAAATCCCTTCGTATGGCTTGAGAGTGGTTGGTAGCGTGAAATTCTTCGCATATGAAACTTCATGATTTCCTCAGAAAAAGGGTTTGTACGTCTTTTCAACGTCTTTGAAGTTGTAACATCTACCAGAGTACGAGTTCCTGACACATGTTTGTCATCATTATGAGCATCCTTGCGATCTTTCTTGCTATTTTGATTCTTTTGCTGTTGTGTTAACAACTTGGTTATCCTCTGGACCTTGGCCTCAAGCGCACCGTTCTTAGCTATTAACTTGGCCTGAGTTGGTGGAGGAGGAGGTGGATTTTTCTCATCGGCCATGATCGAGATCCTACAAAAAAGAGGAATAATAAGTGGAAAAAAAATGTGGGGCAACATTAAGATCGGTCCCACGATGGGGCGccaaatatttttgttgttatgaGATATGTTCGAGGTATAGCTCGTCGCAGAAGGGGAGATGTCGTCCTGTCTTCTCCACGTATGAGTTATACGCCGGACTCCAAAGAACACCAGACAGGATGGGTACCTGCAAAAggtactccgacgctcaagtcagaaataATTCAAAGAAGAGAGTGAGAGTGACTTATGTAAGTATTAGGTTTTTAGATGTCCTTTACCTTGATCTAATATTACCTTATACAGATTGAATAGAGACTAAGCCTTTTGAATATACTCGGTTAGCGAATCATAAACTACGGTTGTGGTGAGAACCACAATGTGGTTACTGTGATATTCTCATCATCTGTTTTGACTATTTCATTGAGTTGTTGGTGATAACGTGTGATGAAGTCATCATGTCGTTCTGCTTATCATGTTTTTGAGTTATAGGCAGAATTATAACTTCTTTGGGTCGAGGTATAGATTTCATTGGCTGAATTATAGGTAATGGATTAAGACTTATTTTATGAGTAATAGGTAGCAATTACCGAGTAATATAGAATGGACCAGATTGTAACGGCCGAGTTATAGATATAACGACCAAGTTATGTGTTGGTAATTTATGAGTCATGAAAACTCTAACGTTCTTTTTAgggttaatagttaaattagtccctcaaagataagatattttttaaattcatcattgaatgatttttttaatcaaattggtccttcaaaaattgcaaattaatcatatttgtcctcCAGTAACTCCATTAACAATTTTCTTCAAAGATTAATGTTGTAAAACgttaattgataacatatataatacctGATATGTTTAATTGAGTATTGActaaatatgtttatgaaaatttattaatttagtcattttttccaattacaaaaattatattcCTAATATGACCTAGTGACTAAATTGATGGATTTTCGTAAATATATTTAGTCAACGtctaattgaacatgttatatgtCATATATGCTATCAGTTAACATTTAACATCATCAATCGTTGACAAAAATTGTGAGTGGAGTAATTGAAGGACAGATATGATTAATTCGTAATTTTTGAATGaccaattttattgaaaaaatcttTCAAGGACAAATTTAAAGAATGCCTTatcttttagggactaatttgactattaaacCATTCTTTTTTACCTAatcttcaaagttcaaattatAATTTGTAGCCGCCGAATTATAGTGActaaatcaataataataatgataataataaaatcatcatCACCTCTAATTTGAAGAGAATATTATTTTGTTCTAAATTTAGAAAACATCATTGTTTGTTAATAATATGAAACGGGGAACTAATTCGGCTTCAAGTTCTTCCTAACCAATATAATTTGCACCATGTCAATCTAAATTGCATAATATGATACATGATATAATTGCTTTTATCTTATTATCAAGTCTAAGATTTCTCTTGAACAGGAATAAAGAAATCAATGTTATTTGAATTCAATAGGAATAAAGAAATCAATGTGATTTGAATTGAACAGGATGAGACCAACTATCCCTAAAGGTAACAACTAATACACTGAGCATATCGTATAATTAGGCAATCTATAAGGTGAGAGAGTAAATGTAGTGATTATCTCGATTTCTATAACATCGTTTGGAACTTTTTGTTATTTGTGCAAACTTTAGCGTGCTTGCCTTGAGCTGCACTCCAATATCTAAGTCATCAGATTGATACCAATTATATCAACTAAAAAGTATATATGCAATAATGCAATCTagtaaaacttaaattttaattgttttccTGTTATTAGCATCCATTCCTGCTTTAGTTTGCTAACTCTTTGAAAAACTTAAACTATATGCTGCCTCATGGAACAACTATTAGGTTGAAAAATTCCTTAGAAATAGTCACAATCTCTTATAGGATTTaaacttattttcattctaaatatcTCTTAAATACTACAGAGCACAGCATATATAGACAAATTAAAACTCTTGATCAACTTGTTATATGAACagggttttgttttgttttcaccATCTTAAGAAGGCCACATAAGATTACTATTGATGGTATCGTTCttatatttgaattaattataaCGAAAAggtttatttgataaataatatCAATATAGTTGACATATTCCCGCGTTAAATATGGTGTTACATAACACTTGTACCTGAACCTTTTCAGATATTACACTGGCAGTTTTGTAAAATCGAATTGATACAAAACATAAATTATATAGCATATCATGATAAATACATATTCTAACAAAGTAAAGGACGATTGGTATTCATATTTATATCGTTTAGTTAATTTCAAAAAGAATCTAATTAAATGTGATAATTGGTGAAAGAGAGGCTTCACTCTCATCAAATACTGTAAGATGAGTCTgagaacaaagaaagaaagaaagaaagaatggatAAAGGGAAGGAGGTGAAAAGAGAGATGGTttgcagagagagaaaagaagGGAAGTAAACAGAGAACCAATATTCAAAAAGGGGCTGAATGAATTCTCAaaggaaaagttaaaaaaaaatacccTAATAGctattgtatatatatgtacataataACAGAAATTGAATAACTAATTTGCCGAGGCATTAGGGATAACAAACCAAATGCCAACTAGCGTATAATTAGTAATCTATGACTCAACTTACACCCTCCCGCAAACTAGGACTGTGAATGTTTAGAAGGCCTAGTTTGGAAAGGTTAATCGCAAAAGGACCTGGTGCCAAAGCCTTTGTCAGAAAATCTGCAAGCTGATTGGACGAGGAGACTGGCATCAAGTGA
This window harbors:
- the LOC112778512 gene encoding uncharacterized protein, whose product is MEDKEEEEEVKFSAFPFKPYSIQMEFMKALYHSLNQGGVSMLESPTGTGKTMSVICSALQWVLDQRRQQESQEACGNGDGGVGSDDDPDWLRNFVVNKDPQVKEDKVKNKKDKFRYLSGKADKKEKENKGISKDFGDVHCEHSPAENICQSSQKKIDTTDVDDKEFLLEEYESEDEGDLGSVMSKRKATKSMLNSSSEDESDDAEEEEDEKKFKVYFCSRTHSQLSQFIKELQKTIFANEMTVVSLGSRKNLCINKDVLSLGNSTRINERCLELQKKKKNEATRVKNIRVGAHTRRTKASSGCPMLRKHKLQHEFRNEVSERGALDIEDLANLGKTLGTCPYYGSRSMVVRADLVVLPYQSLLSKSSREALGLNLKSNIVIIDEAHNLADSLISMYDSKITLSQLENVHCHVERYFVRFRSLLGSANRRYIQTLMVLTQAFLRVLLNEKNGNLMDSYHDIEQTSEESRTSDFTMAINDFIFELNIDNINLIKLLKYIKESNIMHKVNSYGEKVANSENTSARNEIREHGEEGGCLSAFQALADILQSLTNNDSDGRIIISRSSSSSSFRKQGGYIKFVMLSGEKIFSEIVDQAHAVLLVGGTLQPIEETRERLFPWLPPNQLHFFSCGHIVPPDSIMPIAVSRGPSGRSFDFSYSSRSSLDMMRELGLLLCNLVTVVPEGIVVFFPSFDYEGKVYELWGSSGIIERITRRKRIFREPRNNMEVESVLKEYKDTICALSSVSTEANQASQSGAVLLAVVGGKISEGINLSDGMGRCVVMVGLPYASPSDIELLERIKHIEGFRNSKSIENTPFGASCDVYNGDAQGGFDILRSCSHRGREYYENLCMKAVNQSIGRAIRHINDYAAILLVDTRYASDSSKRSLSHPVNKLPQWIKDRLVSSTNNYGEVHRLLHQFFKFKKRS